The Thunnus thynnus chromosome 22, fThuThy2.1, whole genome shotgun sequence genome includes a window with the following:
- the afap1 gene encoding actin filament-associated protein 1 isoform X2 has product MRSDPVLFTSSRAMEELVCELRLFLDLLDREYLSAGVREKKMHLSNILHRVLSDKEPSFKSEIHSGLPAPPQMPLPEIPHPWLPPNSGPPPLPSSSLPEGYYEEAVPLTPGKAPEYITSNYDSDAMSSSYESYDEEEEDGKGQKMRHQWPSEEASMDLVKDARICAFLLRKKRFGQWTKLLCVIKDNKLLCYKTSKDHTPQMELTLSGCSITHIPKDGKKKKHELKIVHQGADALVLAVQSKEQAEEWLKVMREVCVNGSVDLDGAGSGSPVHKPELEKKSSCDRPSSDGEATHENGHSDCKDQGKGKKNSKSEQKSGTVGKGAGKKITKIIGLGKKKPSTDEQTSSAEEDVPTCGYLNVLSNNRWRERWCRLKDNQLLLHKDRDDLKSHIASLPLRGCEVSPGLDHKHPFAFRLLRNGQEVAVLEASSSEAMGRWLGVLLAETGSTTDPATLHYDYIDVETTANVIQLAKQSFCFTSKRAVSPNPYLDNPVNGYACPTGMALHYDDVPINGTDPEALYSSPSTGGRQLKEDMHYENDDLYENMPSPKLATRYPPKPSSSSTSSSSTSTSHYKTPVSKISSKFLKADTKTKDTAQLKNGKKGTATNGVASKQKAEPKNQHKKNGVNGTNGTNGTASLKRNNSNAEQCKYGKNRVEADAKRLQAKEEELMKKKQEIRNHLTHLKKERRDLRTAVEAAAGKRSHASLSERLKKVEDECKQREEERVNLELELTEVKESLKKALSGGVTLGLTIEPKAGSSDLQSPAMLRRTQESSPFSSCDTSDTESCSLPVNSASLLRRQQGGQKASPVRGHVLRKAKEWEQKNGT; this is encoded by the exons CCTCCAAACAGCggccctcctcctcttcccagCTCCTCTCTACCAGAAGGGTACTATGAGGAAGCCGTTCCTTTAACTCCTGGAAAGGCTCCTGAATACATCACATCCA ACTATGACTCGGATGCCATGAGTAGCTCCTATGAGTCGtatgatgaagaagaggaggatggtAAAGGTCAGAAGATGCGTCACCAGTGGCCCTCTGAGGAGGCGTCTATGGATCTGGTGAAAGACGCCCGGATCTGTGCATTCCTGCTGCGCAAGAAACGCTTCGGCCAGTGGACCAAACTTCTCTGTGTCATCAAGGATAACAAACTGCTG TGTTACAAAACTTCCAAAGACCACACCCCCCAGATGGAGCTGACCCTGTCTGGGTGCAGCATCACTCACATTCCCAAAGAcggcaagaagaagaagcatgAACTGAAGATTGTGCACCAGGGGGCGGACGCCCTGGTGCTGGCAGTGCAGAGCAAAGAACAGGCCGAGGAGTGGCTCAAG GTGATGAGAGAGGTGTGTGTTAATGGGAGTGTAGACTTGGATGGAGCTGGATCTGGATCACCAGTGCACAAGCCCGAACTGGAAAAG AAGTCATCGTGTGACAGGCCAAGCTCAGATGGTGAGGCCACCCATGAAAATGGACACAGCGACTGCAAGGACCAAG gaaaaggaaagaagaattCAAAGTCAGAGCAGAAGTCTGGGACAGTGGGGAAGGGCGCAGGGAAGAAGATCACTAAAATCATCGGGCTGGGAAAGAAGAAGCCGTCTACAGATGAGCAGACCTCGTCAGCTGAGGAAGACGTACCCACATGTG GCTACCTGAATGTGCTGTCCAATAACCGCTGGCGGGAGCGCTGGTGCCGTCTCAAAGACAACCAGCTGCTCCTCCATAAGGATCGTGATGACCTGAAAAGCCACATCGCCTCGCTGCCCCTGCGAGGCTGCGAGGTCAGCCCCGGCCTCGACCACAAACACCCCTTCGCCTTCCGCCTGCTTCGCAACGGCCAGGAGGTGGCTGTACTGGAG gCCTCCTCCTCTGAGGCGATGGGTCGCTGGTTGGGGGTTTTGTTGGCTGAGACCGGCTCCACCACTGATCCAGCCACCTTGCACTATGACTACATTGACGTCGAGACCACCGCCAACGTCATCCAGCTGGCCAAGCAGTCCTTCTG TTTCACTAGTAAGCGTGCTGTCTCTCCTAATCCATACCTGGACAACCCAGTCAACGGCTACGCCTGCCCCACAGGGATGGCTCTGCACTATGATGATGTGCCTATTAATGGAACG GACCCGGAGGCGCTGTACTCCTCTCCCAGCACAGGGGGGCGCCAGCTGAAAGAGGATATGCACTATGAGAATGATGACCTCTATGAGAACATGCCCTCACCCAAGCTGGCCACTCGCTATCCTCCCAAgccttcctcttcttccacttcctcttcctccacctcaaCAAGTCACTACAAAACCCCTGTTTCTAAAATCTCTTCTAAGTTCCTCAAAGCTGATACTAAAACTAAAGACACTGCTCAG CTGAAGAATGGAAAGAAGGGAACTGCGACCAATGGGGTGGCATCAAAACAGAAGGCAGAGCCAAAGAATCAGCACAAGAAGAATGGAGTTAATGGGACGAATGGGACGAATGGGACAGCATCTCTGAAACGGAACAACTCCA ATGCGGAGCAGTGTAAGTACGGGAAGAATCGAGTGGAGGCTGACGCCAAGCGGCTGCAGGCCAAAGAGGAAGAACtgatgaagaagaagcaggagatCAGGAACCATCTTACCCAtctgaagaaggagaggagagacctGCGCACTGCTGTGGAGGCTGCTGCTG GCAAACGTTCACATGCCTCCCTGTCGGAGCGACTGAAGAAGGTGGAGGATGAGTGCAAGCAAAGGGAGGAGGAAAGGGTGAACCTGGAGCTGGAGCTGACGGAGGTGAAGGAGAGTCTGAAGAAGGCCCTGAGTGGAGGCGTCACTCTTGGCCTCACTATCGAACCGAAAGCTGGCTCCTCTGACCTCCAG tcaCCGGCGATGTTGCGACGGACCCAGGAGTCTTCTCCCTTCTCCAGCTGTGACACCAGTGACACTGAGTCCTGCTCCCTGCCGGTCAACAGTGCCTCACTGCTCCGCCGGCAGCAGGGTGGCCAGAAGGCCTCACCAGTCCGGGGACACGTCCTCAGGAAGGCCAAG gaatGGGAGCAGAAGAACGGCACATAA